The nucleotide sequence TTGAACGTCTAGATTGGAAAAATCTGTATTATTATAATATCCAGAAGCTGCTATATTTTCCTGACCATTACCTTGATCTACTACGATGTAATAACTCATCATAGTATTTGCATTAACATCTCCATGCCAATGTTCTAACCAAAAGCGTATCGTACCATCATCACGGAGTTCCCAAAATGTTTGTACAGCATGCGCATAACTTGCTAAACTCATTAGCAAGAATGCTGTTAATAGTATTATTCTTTTCATATATAAATTAATTGATTGTATTAAGTTTTGTAGAATTAAAAACTATTTTGGAAGAAGATTGTATTTATTTAATAATTAATAGATCCTGATCGATTTTACCATCTACTTTAGCGAATTGAATATAGCTGTATATTACTTCTATAATTGCATGAAGAACTTTTGTTGTTGAAGATGACAAAAGTATTTTGGCAATGGAAGCCATTCCTGTGAGGCATAAGCGGATTAAAGAAATGAATTTTAAAAAGTAGTTTTGTTTCATAAAGATTGGATTATATATTCGGTAGTTTTAAAATATTAGTATTGAGAATGAAAAAAGCCTCTCATGAAAAGAAATCTTTTTCGAGTGGTTCTTTGCTTTATTAGACAAAACAACAGAAAACTTATTATTAATATCCATTGAGAAATAGGGACAAATTTTTAGATAAAATAAAGCCGAGATAGCCAAGTTATATCTTAGCTAATTTTCCTTTACACCAAGTGAACTGTTAAATTATTTAACGTTCTATTAAATAGTTGTTAATGAAATCCCAAAGATATCAGAATTAAACTATTAAGAAGAGGGGGAAAACACCCTTATAAATCGACTAAAAACAAAAATAATAGCTAAAACGCTCATAACTAACATTTTATCTTAAACTAGTTATGATTGAGAAATCGATAAAACGCAGATATAATCGTTAAAACACACGATTAAAAGCAAAAAAACCCGATAATCTTCTGATTATCGGGTTTTTAAATCTATTTTCAAATAGAAATTACAGTCTATTTATTATATCCGAAACGTTTTAACTGTTTAGAATCATTTCTCCAGTTCTTATTAACTTTTACATATAGCTCTAAATGCACTTGCTTCCCAAAGAATTTTTCCAAGTCTTTTCTTGCTTCTACCCCTACTCTTTTTAGTGCAGCTCCTTTATGACCGATGATAATCCCTTTTTGGGTCTCACGCTCAACCATAATTATACTTCGCATTCTGATAATCTCAGGATCTTCAAAAAATTCTTCGGTGTCGATTTCTACAGAATATGGAATTTCTTTTTTATAATGCATTAAGATCTTTTCACGAATGATCTCGTTTACAAAAAATCGTTCTGGCTTGTCTGTTAAGGTATCTTTTGGATAATATGCAGGAGATTCAGGAATAAGTTCTACTACTCTATTAAATACTTCTGAAACATTGAATCCCTGGAGTGCAGAAATAGGATAGATCTCTGCATTAGGTACTTTTTCTGTCCAGTATTGAACTTGTGATTCTAGTTGTTCCTGATTAGAAACATCTATCTTATTCAATAATAAAAGCACCGGAATTTTAGCATAGATGATCTTATTAAAAAACGCTTCATCTTTAAGAGCTTGTTCTCCAATCTCCACCATATAAACAAGCACATCGGCATCTTCAAAAGCAGATTTTACAAAATCCATCATAGATTGTTGCAAATCATACGCAGGTTTAATAATACCCGGAGTATCACTTAATATCACTTGAAAATCCTCCCCATTCACAATTCCTAAGATTCTGTGACGCGTAGTTTGCGCTTTTGAAGTAATAATAGATAGTCTTTCTCCAACAAAAGCATTCATCAAAGTAGATTTTCCTACGTTAGGGTTTCCAATAATATTTACAAATCCTGCCTTATGTGCCATAATAAATCATTTTTGCAAAGATATTTTATTTAGTATGGGCTTCCTAACTTTTTCTGATTTTCTCAAATTGAAAGATGCAGAACTTGATCCAATTGATTTTCATGTATTTGGAGAAGCAATAAGAATGTATCA is from Gillisia sp. Hel1_33_143 and encodes:
- the era gene encoding GTPase Era; translated protein: MAHKAGFVNIIGNPNVGKSTLMNAFVGERLSIITSKAQTTRHRILGIVNGEDFQVILSDTPGIIKPAYDLQQSMMDFVKSAFEDADVLVYMVEIGEQALKDEAFFNKIIYAKIPVLLLLNKIDVSNQEQLESQVQYWTEKVPNAEIYPISALQGFNVSEVFNRVVELIPESPAYYPKDTLTDKPERFFVNEIIREKILMHYKKEIPYSVEIDTEEFFEDPEIIRMRSIIMVERETQKGIIIGHKGAALKRVGVEARKDLEKFFGKQVHLELYVKVNKNWRNDSKQLKRFGYNK